A stretch of Microtus pennsylvanicus isolate mMicPen1 chromosome 5, mMicPen1.hap1, whole genome shotgun sequence DNA encodes these proteins:
- the Drap1 gene encoding dr1-associated corepressor isoform X1, with translation MPSKKKKYNARFPPARIKKIMQTDEEIGKVAAAVPVIISRALELFLESLLKKACQVTQSRNAKTMTTSHLKQCIELEQQFDFLKDLVASVPDMQGDGEDNHMDGDKGPRRGRKPGSSGRKNGGTGSKGKDKKLSGTDSEQEDESEDTDTDGEEEAPQPLPQASHPPAHFQSPPTPFMPFTSPPPPLPPAPPGPSAPDAEDEEDYDS, from the exons ATGCCAAGCAAGAAGAAGAAGTACAACGCGCGGTTTCCGCCG GCGCGGATCAAGAAGATCATGCAGACGGACGAAGAGATTGGGAAGGTGGCGGCAGCTGTGCCTGTCATCATCT CCCGGGCGCTCGAGCTCTTCCTGGAGTCCCTGTTGAAGAAGGCTTGCCAGGTGACCCAGTCTCGAAATGCCAAAACCATGACCACGTCCCACCT GAAACAGTGCATTGAGCTGGAGCAGCAGTTTGACTTCTTGAAAGACTTGGTGGCATCCGTGCCCGACATGCAGGGAGATGGGGAAGACAACCACATGGATGGGGACAAGGGTCCTCGAAG GGGCCGGAAACCAGGCAGCAGTGGCAGGAAGAACGGAGGCACTGGAAGCAAAGGCAAAGACAAGAAGCTGTCTGGGACAGACTCGGAACAGGAG GATGAGTCTGAGGATACAGACACTGATGGAGAAGAAGAGGCACCACAGCCTCTGCCCCAAGCCAGTCACCCCCCTGCCCACTTTCAGAG CCCTCCAACCCCCTTCATGCCCTTCACCTCTCCTCCTCCGCCTTTGCCCCCAGCGCCCCCTGGCCCCTCAGCACCTGATGCAGAGGATGAAGAAGACTATGACTCCTAG
- the Drap1 gene encoding dr1-associated corepressor isoform X2 → MPSKKKKYNARFPPARIKKIMQTDEEIGKVAAAVPVIISRALELFLESLLKKACQVTQSRNAKTMTTSHLKQCIELEQQFDFLKDLVASVPDMQGDGEDNHMDGDKGPRRWTVPSRRGRKPGSSGRKNGGTGSKGKDKKLSGTDSEQEDESEDTDTDGEEEAPQPLPQASHPPAHFQSPPTPFMPFTSPPPPLPPAPPGPSAPDAEDEEDYDS, encoded by the exons ATGCCAAGCAAGAAGAAGAAGTACAACGCGCGGTTTCCGCCG GCGCGGATCAAGAAGATCATGCAGACGGACGAAGAGATTGGGAAGGTGGCGGCAGCTGTGCCTGTCATCATCT CCCGGGCGCTCGAGCTCTTCCTGGAGTCCCTGTTGAAGAAGGCTTGCCAGGTGACCCAGTCTCGAAATGCCAAAACCATGACCACGTCCCACCT GAAACAGTGCATTGAGCTGGAGCAGCAGTTTGACTTCTTGAAAGACTTGGTGGCATCCGTGCCCGACATGCAGGGAGATGGGGAAGACAACCACATGGATGGGGACAAGGGTCCTCGAAG ATGGACTGTACCTTCCCGAAGGGGCCGGAAACCAGGCAGCAGTGGCAGGAAGAACGGAGGCACTGGAAGCAAAGGCAAAGACAAGAAGCTGTCTGGGACAGACTCGGAACAGGAG GATGAGTCTGAGGATACAGACACTGATGGAGAAGAAGAGGCACCACAGCCTCTGCCCCAAGCCAGTCACCCCCCTGCCCACTTTCAGAG CCCTCCAACCCCCTTCATGCCCTTCACCTCTCCTCCTCCGCCTTTGCCCCCAGCGCCCCCTGGCCCCTCAGCACCTGATGCAGAGGATGAAGAAGACTATGACTCCTAG